In one Streptomyces sp. T12 genomic region, the following are encoded:
- a CDS encoding GNAT family N-acetyltransferase — translation MTAPTAAVTPRTVHTADLTPAELRAIRALLDDAFDGDFSDEDFEHGLGGMHALVHDAAGRLAAHGSVIMRRVRHRERWLRVGYVEAVGVRSDARRTGLGGRVMAELERVIDRAYDAGMLSASDEGAALYAARGWEVWGGRVCALGPEGVVRLPDEEGSTFVRPALAGPLDPAFELVFDWRDGDVL, via the coding sequence ATGACCGCACCGACAGCCGCCGTCACCCCGCGAACCGTCCACACCGCCGACCTCACTCCCGCCGAACTGCGCGCGATCCGGGCCCTGTTGGACGACGCCTTCGACGGCGACTTCTCCGACGAGGACTTCGAGCACGGGCTCGGCGGTATGCACGCCCTGGTCCACGACGCGGCCGGGCGGCTCGCCGCGCACGGTTCGGTGATCATGCGGCGGGTGCGACACCGGGAGCGGTGGCTGCGGGTCGGGTACGTCGAGGCGGTGGGCGTACGGTCCGACGCGCGTCGGACAGGGCTCGGCGGCCGGGTGATGGCGGAGCTGGAGCGGGTGATCGACCGCGCGTACGACGCGGGGATGCTGTCCGCGAGCGACGAGGGGGCCGCCCTGTACGCCGCCCGTGGCTGGGAGGTGTGGGGCGGGCGGGTCTGCGCGCTGGGGCCGGAGGGCGTCGTGCGTCTGCCGGACGAGGAGGGGAGCACGTTCGTGCGGCCCGCGCTCGCCGGTCCGCTCGACCCGGCGTTCGAGCTGGTCTTCGACTGGAGGGACGGGGACGTGCTCTGA
- a CDS encoding CdaR family transcriptional regulator, producing MRENARVTPESKDRKDDYQELVDELSELLGAPATLENRDFELIAFGAYDSEGELDASALDPVRTRSILTRRSTAAVRTWFEGFGITRATGPVRIPPTPEAGVYRGRICLPVRHRGVVLGYVWLLDDDPGPTEQQLAAAMEVTARIGALLADEAQHGADLSRELRAALTAERGWQGDMAVAELRTALGARADGVHTVVCVAPWPSADPDDAPSVRTVPHATALCSVPWGAAGQSLAVLVRLRSPEVRTAALAAASRLLKEGPAQAPSRPATQGRAGVAAGLGEPRSGLADLGTMWQEASAATRAALAEPRFGPVAEWSRIGPYRLLTSLSAKTLHDPAVAPLLSPTHHELARTAEVYLDCAGQAGRTAAELGIHRQTLYYRLSRVEQLTGLDLDDGEDRLLLHMGLKGARLGF from the coding sequence ATGCGGGAGAATGCCCGGGTGACGCCGGAATCCAAGGACCGCAAGGACGACTACCAGGAGCTCGTCGACGAGCTCTCGGAGCTGCTGGGCGCGCCCGCGACGCTGGAGAACCGGGACTTCGAGCTGATCGCCTTCGGTGCGTACGACAGCGAGGGCGAGCTCGACGCATCCGCCCTGGACCCGGTCCGCACCCGCTCGATCCTGACGCGCCGCTCCACGGCGGCGGTGCGGACCTGGTTCGAGGGCTTCGGCATCACGCGGGCGACCGGCCCGGTCCGTATCCCGCCGACACCGGAGGCGGGGGTGTACCGCGGACGTATTTGCCTTCCCGTACGCCACAGGGGTGTGGTGCTGGGCTACGTCTGGCTCCTCGACGACGATCCGGGCCCGACCGAGCAGCAGCTCGCGGCGGCGATGGAGGTGACCGCCCGGATCGGCGCACTGCTGGCGGACGAGGCGCAGCACGGGGCGGATCTGAGCCGGGAGCTGCGAGCGGCGCTGACCGCGGAGCGGGGCTGGCAGGGGGACATGGCGGTCGCCGAGCTGCGCACGGCCCTGGGCGCACGCGCGGACGGCGTCCATACGGTGGTCTGCGTGGCTCCCTGGCCCTCGGCCGACCCCGACGACGCCCCGTCCGTGCGTACGGTGCCGCACGCGACCGCGCTGTGCAGCGTGCCGTGGGGGGCAGCCGGACAGAGCCTTGCGGTGCTCGTACGGCTGCGCTCGCCCGAGGTGCGCACGGCGGCGCTGGCGGCGGCGTCCCGGCTGCTGAAGGAAGGCCCGGCCCAGGCGCCGTCCCGGCCGGCCACGCAGGGAAGGGCAGGGGTGGCGGCCGGCCTCGGCGAACCGCGCTCCGGTCTCGCCGATCTGGGCACCATGTGGCAGGAGGCGTCGGCCGCGACCCGCGCGGCCTTGGCGGAACCGCGGTTCGGACCGGTGGCCGAGTGGTCGCGCATCGGACCGTACCGCCTGCTGACCTCCCTCTCCGCGAAGACGCTGCACGACCCCGCGGTCGCCCCCCTCCTCTCCCCCACCCACCACGAACTCGCCCGCACCGCCGAGGTCTACCTCGACTGCGCGGGCCAGGCCGGCCGCACGGCCGCCGAACTCGGCATCCACCGCCAGACCCTCTACTACCGCCTCTCGCGCGTCGAACAGCTCACGGGCCTGGACCTGGACGACGGGGAGGACAGGCTGCTGCTGCACATGGGGTTGAAGGGGGCGCGGCTCGGCTTCTGA
- a CDS encoding metallophosphoesterase family protein — translation MDLPDFGIPPQLARRMSMAEQHEYLRTKLLRRRTVVTAGAVAGGTLAGGLLTGCSTSGTTTSKAPASAPASVTTKVPGSVVAPFGRHLAFGADPKTQMRISWQVPAAVRRPYVRIGLRPDDLDRRIEAELRDLKTPEVAGVSAAVEQYYLHAALDGLRPGTTYYYGVGHDGVDPASPAHRPTIASFRTAPASPPERFVFTAFGDQGVGMHAADNDRALLRQNPAFHLHAGDICYANPTGKGKDSDAFQAGMWDVFLKQTESVAKSVPWMVTTGNHDMEAWYSPDGYGGQLARFSLPDSGFDPRTAPGVYAFTYGNVGVVALDANDVSYEIPANFGYTQGRQTKWLDRKLRELRADQAVDFVVVYFHHCAYSTSTHASDGGIRAEWVPLFAQHQVDLVINGHNHVYERTDAILNGEVGAPVPIGATTDPTRDGIVYVTAGGGGKDLYGFPKGVEESYEGHVTERESVDSFKWTRSRDAKAESVQWSRVRYRGFSFLSVEAESGTKPRLKVSALTPSGERVDHFEVRRGA, via the coding sequence ATGGACCTTCCCGACTTCGGCATCCCCCCTCAGCTCGCGCGCCGGATGAGCATGGCCGAACAGCACGAGTACCTGCGCACCAAGCTGCTCCGGCGCCGCACGGTGGTGACGGCCGGGGCGGTGGCGGGCGGAACGCTGGCGGGCGGGCTGCTGACGGGGTGTTCGACATCGGGGACGACCACCTCGAAGGCCCCGGCCTCCGCCCCCGCCTCCGTCACCACGAAGGTGCCCGGCTCGGTCGTCGCCCCCTTCGGCCGCCACCTCGCCTTCGGCGCCGATCCGAAGACGCAGATGCGGATCTCCTGGCAGGTGCCGGCCGCGGTGCGCAGGCCGTACGTCCGGATCGGTCTGCGCCCCGACGACCTGGACCGGCGGATCGAGGCGGAGCTGCGCGACCTGAAGACGCCGGAGGTGGCGGGTGTGAGCGCGGCGGTCGAGCAGTACTACCTGCACGCGGCCCTGGACGGCCTGCGCCCGGGCACGACGTACTACTACGGCGTCGGACACGACGGCGTCGACCCGGCGTCCCCCGCCCACCGGCCCACGATCGCCTCCTTCCGCACGGCACCCGCGTCCCCGCCCGAGCGGTTCGTGTTCACCGCGTTCGGCGACCAGGGGGTCGGCATGCACGCCGCCGACAACGACCGCGCCCTGCTGCGCCAGAACCCGGCCTTCCATCTGCACGCCGGGGACATCTGCTACGCGAACCCGACGGGCAAGGGCAAGGACTCGGACGCGTTCCAGGCGGGCATGTGGGACGTGTTCCTCAAGCAGACCGAGTCGGTGGCGAAGTCGGTGCCGTGGATGGTGACGACCGGCAACCACGACATGGAGGCCTGGTACTCGCCGGACGGCTACGGCGGCCAACTCGCCCGTTTCTCCCTGCCGGACAGCGGCTTCGACCCGCGTACGGCGCCGGGGGTGTACGCGTTCACGTACGGCAACGTCGGGGTGGTCGCGCTGGACGCGAACGACGTGTCGTACGAGATCCCCGCCAACTTCGGCTACACGCAGGGGAGGCAGACGAAGTGGCTGGACCGCAAGCTCCGCGAGTTGCGGGCCGACCAGGCGGTCGACTTCGTGGTCGTCTACTTCCACCACTGCGCCTACTCGACCTCGACACACGCCTCCGACGGAGGCATTCGCGCCGAGTGGGTGCCGCTCTTCGCCCAGCATCAGGTCGACCTGGTGATCAACGGGCACAACCACGTGTACGAGCGGACCGACGCGATCCTGAACGGCGAGGTCGGCGCGCCCGTGCCGATCGGCGCGACGACGGACCCGACGCGGGACGGGATCGTGTACGTCACGGCGGGCGGCGGCGGCAAGGACCTGTACGGCTTCCCGAAGGGCGTCGAGGAGAGTTACGAGGGCCATGTCACCGAGCGGGAGTCGGTCGACTCCTTCAAGTGGACCAGGTCACGCGACGCCAAGGCGGAGAGCGTGCAGTGGTCGCGGGTGCGCTACCGGGGCTTCTCCTTCCTCTCGGTGGAGGCGGAGAGCGGCACGAAGCCACGGCTGAAGGTGTCGGCGCTGACACCGAGTGGGGAGCGCGTCGACCACTTCGAGGTGCGGCGCGGGGCGTGA
- a CDS encoding DUF5988 family protein, whose amino-acid sequence MNDTSKVFLEGGPDDLPERIVPAPSPGPDAKIKLRGGYEHFRPTSRHTDTPEGRLPVYEWWERTEIAE is encoded by the coding sequence ATGAACGACACGTCGAAAGTGTTCCTCGAGGGCGGCCCGGACGACCTGCCCGAACGGATCGTCCCGGCCCCGTCCCCCGGCCCGGACGCGAAGATCAAGCTCCGCGGCGGATACGAGCACTTCAGGCCGACATCGCGGCACACGGACACACCGGAGGGCAGGCTGCCCGTGTACGAGTGGTGGGAGCGCACGGAGATCGCCGAGTAG
- a CDS encoding ABC transporter permease subunit, protein MARKLVSTAGLTRFGCLVAVLVTVGLLPWLSRRDPALTVLRARSAEQEATEEALSAIREDLGLGAGPLSLLGRWASDLLHGDLGTSWVSGTDVLPSVVTGLQVSLGLMGAALGVAVVLAAVLVAPVLVRGRGSAGALAAMLAAVPEFLLATVALLVCGVWLGWLPTAGWAGPEYLVLPAIALGVPAGGLLGRLVADALPAVLDERWVELWRGAGVSRTRISAAALKRVLPPLVPQFGMVAVGLTGGAVAVEMVFAVPGIGRTALGAAKSQDLPLLQGSVLALLLLGLVAGALAVGVRRRLLGPALRDAGLTLPPARPVRTHPAIPLTLFSVLAVTIGSGLLRDPYTVQTTARLAAPSWAHPLGTDALGRDVLARLGHGAASTVGTAAAICALSLLVALTLGFLPGIAAGAADIANALPPVIVGILVAAAAGPGTGGAALAVALISWPPLSAHAAALVQEVRASAFLTAQRAMGATPLWILTRHVLPSVAAPVARHALLRLPGIALALASLGFLGLGAQPPAPEWGLLLDESRAYVERAPWAALAPAVALALLAGLAVSAAAAVQGRRPAREADGASRAERGAHVVRKETSVGA, encoded by the coding sequence ATGGCGAGGAAGCTGGTCAGCACGGCCGGGCTGACCCGCTTCGGCTGTCTCGTCGCCGTCCTGGTCACCGTCGGCCTGCTGCCCTGGCTCTCGCGCCGGGACCCGGCGCTCACCGTGCTGCGTGCCCGGTCGGCCGAGCAGGAGGCGACCGAGGAGGCCCTGTCCGCGATCCGCGAGGACCTCGGTCTGGGCGCCGGCCCCCTTTCCCTGCTGGGGAGGTGGGCCTCGGACCTGCTGCACGGCGACCTCGGCACCTCCTGGGTGTCCGGGACCGACGTCCTGCCGTCCGTCGTCACCGGGCTCCAGGTGTCGCTGGGCCTGATGGGCGCGGCACTCGGCGTCGCGGTCGTGCTGGCCGCCGTGCTGGTGGCGCCGGTACTGGTGCGGGGACGCGGGTCGGCCGGGGCGCTCGCCGCGATGCTGGCCGCCGTGCCCGAGTTCCTGCTGGCCACGGTCGCGCTGCTGGTGTGCGGGGTGTGGCTGGGGTGGCTGCCGACGGCCGGCTGGGCGGGCCCCGAGTACCTGGTGCTGCCCGCGATCGCCCTCGGCGTCCCGGCGGGCGGTCTGCTCGGCCGGCTGGTCGCGGACGCGCTGCCCGCCGTGCTCGACGAGCGGTGGGTGGAGCTGTGGCGGGGTGCGGGAGTGAGCCGTACGCGGATCTCGGCGGCCGCCCTCAAGCGCGTACTGCCTCCACTGGTACCGCAGTTCGGGATGGTCGCCGTCGGCCTGACCGGCGGCGCGGTCGCGGTGGAGATGGTGTTCGCGGTGCCCGGCATCGGCCGTACGGCGCTCGGCGCGGCCAAGTCGCAGGACCTGCCGCTGCTCCAGGGCTCGGTCCTGGCCCTGCTGCTGCTCGGCCTGGTCGCGGGTGCGCTGGCGGTCGGCGTACGGCGCCGGCTGCTGGGCCCCGCTCTGCGGGACGCCGGGCTGACGCTGCCGCCGGCCCGTCCGGTCCGTACGCACCCGGCGATCCCGTTGACGCTGTTCAGCGTCCTCGCCGTGACCATCGGCTCGGGCCTGCTGCGCGACCCGTACACCGTGCAGACCACCGCCCGTCTCGCCGCCCCCTCCTGGGCGCACCCGCTCGGCACCGACGCCCTGGGCCGCGACGTGCTCGCCCGGCTCGGTCACGGCGCCGCCTCGACGGTCGGCACGGCCGCCGCCATCTGTGCGCTGAGCCTGCTCGTCGCGCTCACGCTGGGCTTCCTGCCCGGCATCGCGGCAGGAGCGGCCGACATCGCCAACGCCCTGCCCCCGGTGATCGTCGGCATCCTGGTCGCCGCGGCGGCCGGTCCCGGCACCGGCGGCGCGGCCCTCGCCGTCGCCCTGATCTCCTGGCCGCCCCTGTCCGCCCACGCGGCGGCACTGGTGCAGGAGGTGCGGGCATCGGCGTTCCTCACCGCCCAACGAGCCATGGGCGCGACCCCGTTGTGGATCCTCACCCGGCACGTCCTGCCGTCCGTCGCCGCCCCGGTCGCCCGCCACGCCCTGCTGCGCCTGCCCGGCATCGCCCTCGCCCTGGCGTCCCTCGGCTTCCTGGGCCTGGGCGCCCAGCCACCCGCCCCCGAGTGGGGCCTCCTGCTCGACGAGTCCCGCGCCTACGTCGAGCGCGCCCCCTGGGCGGCCCTCGCCCCGGCCGTCGCGCTGGCCCTGCTGGCGGGGCTGGCGGTGTCGGCAGCGGCGGCCGTACAGGGGAGGCGGCCGGCCCGTGAGGCCGACGGTGCCTCCAGGGCCGAGCGCGGCGCACACGTCGTACGGAAGGAGACCTCCGTTGGAGCCTGA
- a CDS encoding ABC transporter ATP-binding protein, protein MEPERPTEPLLSVRDLRIAFAGVEAVRGLSFDIRPREVLAIVGESGAGKSLTARALLGMLPRGATTGGTIEPDLAAHRGRRISLVPQDALSALSPVHPVGDQLAAAVRSVARVSRKEARTRAITALDRVGIPDAARKARAYPHEYSGGMRQRAVIAMATINEPDVVVADEPTTALDEEHRDQVLRVLAEQREAVGAALVLVTHDMDVVRDHADRVLVMYAGRLTELGPADAVLARPRAPYTAGLLASLPQHAPPGRRLPALRGTPPAPGTLPPGCAFSPRCPLAADLCHTVEPKPQEVEGRLVACHRWPELPYPATELFHE, encoded by the coding sequence TTGGAGCCTGAGCGCCCCACCGAACCGCTGCTGTCGGTGCGCGATCTGCGGATCGCCTTCGCCGGGGTCGAGGCCGTGCGCGGTCTCTCCTTCGACATCCGCCCACGCGAAGTGCTCGCGATCGTCGGCGAGTCGGGCGCCGGCAAGTCCCTCACGGCCCGGGCCCTGCTGGGCATGCTGCCCCGGGGCGCGACGACGGGCGGAACGATCGAGCCGGACCTCGCGGCCCACCGCGGCCGCCGTATCTCCCTCGTCCCGCAGGACGCCCTGTCCGCCCTGTCCCCCGTGCACCCGGTCGGCGACCAACTCGCCGCCGCCGTGCGGTCGGTGGCCCGCGTCTCGCGCAAAGAGGCCCGGACCCGGGCGATCACCGCGCTCGACCGGGTCGGCATCCCGGACGCCGCCCGCAAGGCGCGGGCATATCCGCACGAGTACTCCGGCGGGATGCGGCAGCGCGCCGTCATCGCCATGGCGACGATCAACGAACCCGACGTCGTCGTCGCCGACGAACCCACCACCGCCCTGGACGAGGAGCACCGCGACCAGGTGCTGCGGGTGCTCGCCGAGCAGCGGGAGGCGGTCGGGGCCGCGCTCGTGCTCGTCACCCACGACATGGACGTCGTACGGGACCACGCGGACCGCGTGCTGGTGATGTACGCCGGCCGGCTCACCGAACTCGGCCCGGCGGACGCGGTACTGGCCCGCCCCCGCGCCCCGTACACGGCGGGCCTGCTGGCCTCCCTCCCCCAGCACGCACCCCCCGGCCGCCGCCTCCCCGCCCTGCGCGGCACCCCGCCCGCCCCGGGCACCCTCCCCCCGGGCTGCGCCTTCAGCCCGCGCTGCCCGCTCGCGGCGGACCTCTGCCATACGGTGGAGCCGAAGCCCCAGGAGGTGGAGGGACGCCTGGTGGCCTGTCACCGCTGGCCCGAACTCCCCTACCCGGCAACGGAGTTGTTCCATGAGTGA
- the pruA gene encoding L-glutamate gamma-semialdehyde dehydrogenase yields MDAVTQVPTPVNEPVHGYAPGSPERARLEVKLKELAENPIDLPCTIGGEKRLGGGERFDVVQPHNHKARLGTYGNATQQDAQDAIDAALAAAPAWRAMAFDDRAAIILRAAELLSGPWRETLAASTMLGQSKTAQQAEIDTPCELIDFWRFNVKYARDLLAEQPPANSPGVWNRLDHRPLEGFVYAITPFNFTAIAGNLPTAPALMGNVVVWKPSPTQTHAAVLLMQLLEEAGLPKGVINLVTGDGIEVSKVALEHRDLAGIHFTGSTKTFQYLWKTVGNNIEKYRSYPRIVGETGGKDFVVAHPSADKAVLKTALTRGAFEYQGQKCSATSRAYIPASIWNSGFKEEFAAEVDYLTMGDVTDLSNFIGAVIDERAFAKNKAAIDRAKSDPTCAIVAGGSYDDSVGYFVRPTVVECTDPENEVFTTEYFGPFLAVHVYEDDQYDEMLEQMESVSAYALTGSVISGDRAAAAYTMEKLRYAAGNFYINDKSTGAVVGQQPFGGGRASGTNDKAGAPQNLMRWTLTRAIKETLVAPTDYTYPHMG; encoded by the coding sequence ATGGACGCTGTGACCCAGGTCCCCACCCCCGTCAACGAGCCGGTGCACGGCTACGCCCCCGGCTCGCCCGAGCGCGCCCGCCTCGAGGTCAAGCTCAAGGAGCTGGCCGAGAACCCGATCGACCTGCCCTGCACCATCGGCGGCGAGAAGCGGCTGGGCGGCGGTGAGCGCTTCGACGTCGTGCAGCCGCACAACCACAAGGCCCGCCTCGGCACCTACGGCAACGCCACCCAGCAGGACGCCCAGGACGCCATCGACGCCGCCCTCGCCGCGGCGCCGGCCTGGCGTGCGATGGCCTTCGACGACCGTGCCGCGATCATCCTGCGCGCCGCCGAGCTGCTGTCCGGCCCGTGGCGCGAGACGCTGGCCGCCTCCACCATGCTCGGCCAGTCCAAGACCGCCCAGCAGGCCGAGATCGACACGCCCTGCGAGCTGATCGACTTCTGGCGCTTCAACGTCAAGTACGCCCGTGACCTGCTCGCCGAGCAGCCCCCGGCGAACTCCCCGGGCGTGTGGAACCGCCTCGACCACCGCCCGCTGGAGGGCTTCGTCTACGCGATCACGCCGTTCAACTTCACGGCGATCGCGGGCAACCTGCCGACGGCCCCGGCCCTCATGGGCAACGTCGTCGTCTGGAAGCCGTCCCCGACCCAGACCCACGCCGCCGTGCTGCTCATGCAGCTGCTGGAGGAGGCCGGTCTGCCCAAGGGCGTCATCAACCTCGTCACCGGCGACGGCATCGAGGTCTCCAAGGTCGCTCTTGAGCACCGTGACCTCGCCGGCATCCACTTCACCGGCTCGACCAAGACCTTCCAGTACCTGTGGAAGACGGTCGGCAACAACATCGAGAAGTACCGCTCCTACCCGCGCATCGTCGGCGAGACCGGCGGCAAGGACTTCGTCGTCGCCCACCCGAGCGCCGACAAGGCGGTGCTGAAGACGGCCCTGACCCGGGGCGCCTTCGAGTACCAGGGCCAGAAGTGCTCGGCGACCTCCCGGGCGTACATCCCGGCGTCGATCTGGAACTCCGGCTTCAAGGAGGAGTTCGCCGCCGAGGTCGACTACCTGACCATGGGTGACGTCACCGACCTGTCCAACTTCATCGGCGCCGTCATCGACGAGCGTGCCTTCGCCAAGAACAAGGCCGCCATCGACCGCGCGAAGTCCGACCCGACCTGCGCGATCGTCGCGGGCGGCTCCTACGACGACTCGGTCGGCTACTTCGTGCGCCCGACCGTCGTCGAGTGCACCGACCCGGAGAACGAGGTCTTCACCACCGAGTACTTCGGCCCGTTCCTCGCCGTGCACGTCTACGAGGACGACCAGTACGACGAGATGCTGGAGCAGATGGAGTCGGTGTCCGCGTACGCGCTGACCGGCTCGGTCATCTCGGGCGACCGCGCCGCGGCGGCGTACACGATGGAGAAGCTGCGCTACGCGGCCGGCAACTTCTACATCAACGACAAGTCGACCGGTGCCGTCGTCGGCCAGCAGCCCTTCGGCGGCGGCCGCGCCTCCGGCACCAACGACAAGGCCGGCGCCCCGCAGAACCTGATGCGCTGGACGCTGACCCGTGCCATCAAGGAGACGCTGGTCGCGCCGACCGACTACACGTACCCGCACATGGGCTGA
- a CDS encoding proline dehydrogenase family protein — MLGPVILAASRSDRMRRLISAAPVTKQVVDRFIPGESVDEVVPIIEDLTAKGLELTMDVVGEDITRPEQAAAARDAYLRLIDRIKDLELGERVEMSVKLSMFGQALDGGHELALANVRPVVEAAAAIGTTVTLDAEDHTTLDSMFAIHEELRRDFPQTGCVIQAYLFRTEADARRLAANGSRVRLVKGAYKEPDEVAYQQKHEIDKAYVRILKVLMEGTGYPMIGSHDPRLISVAQELARRAGRKLDEYEFQMLYGIRSDEHLRLAAEGHRMRVYTAYGTDWYGYFMRRLAEKPANLRFFARSMISKG; from the coding sequence GTGCTGGGTCCCGTGATTCTCGCCGCGTCGCGCAGCGACCGGATGCGACGCCTGATCTCGGCGGCCCCGGTGACGAAGCAGGTCGTCGACCGGTTCATCCCCGGTGAGAGCGTCGACGAAGTCGTGCCGATCATCGAGGACCTCACCGCCAAGGGTCTGGAGCTGACGATGGACGTCGTCGGCGAGGACATCACCCGCCCCGAACAGGCCGCCGCCGCCCGGGACGCCTATCTGCGGCTCATCGACCGGATCAAGGATCTGGAGCTCGGCGAGCGCGTCGAGATGTCCGTCAAGCTCTCCATGTTCGGGCAGGCGCTTGACGGCGGCCACGAGCTCGCCCTCGCCAACGTCCGGCCCGTCGTCGAGGCCGCCGCCGCCATCGGTACGACGGTCACGCTCGACGCCGAGGACCACACCACCCTCGACTCGATGTTCGCCATCCACGAGGAGCTGCGCCGGGACTTCCCGCAGACCGGCTGCGTCATCCAGGCCTACCTCTTCCGCACCGAGGCCGACGCCCGCCGCCTCGCCGCGAACGGCAGCCGCGTACGGCTGGTCAAGGGCGCGTACAAGGAGCCCGATGAGGTCGCCTACCAGCAGAAACACGAGATCGACAAGGCGTACGTCCGCATCCTGAAGGTTCTGATGGAGGGCACCGGGTACCCGATGATCGGGTCCCACGACCCGCGTCTGATCTCCGTCGCCCAGGAGCTCGCGCGGCGCGCCGGGCGAAAGCTCGACGAGTACGAGTTCCAGATGCTGTACGGGATCAGGAGCGACGAGCACCTGCGGCTGGCCGCCGAGGGCCACCGCATGCGCGTCTACACCGCCTACGGCACCGACTGGTACGGCTATTTCATGCGGCGGCTCGCGGAGAAGCCCGCCAACCTGCGGTTCTTCGCACGAAGCATGATCAGCAAGGGCTGA
- a CDS encoding ABC transporter substrate-binding protein — translation MRVPARLLPLTALTAASALLTGCFSSAGSDEAAAEGKRIRVAHMLPPRSGLSPLSDDAFKLSRWSTAETLVKLDKDGDAQPALATKWQQAGRTWTFEIRDGVTFHDGTKLDADAVVRSLTKAATASPKPRILDGVELTAKAEDADTVTVTTGTEDPLVPQRLSSPQLAILAAKAYQGKTVNPVGAGTGPFELVKVNGTSSAALDRYDAYWGGKAKAPGIDVTFVPDGTARAAALRTGEADIVEAIPVSQAAVLDQDLITEVPMPRTNTLYLNTEKGAFKDASLRAAAREAIDAKSLVEGVYEGRADVAEGLLGPALPWAAGLRTPVKHAKAGEPNGKTITIGTFTDRAELPEVAATLQQQLQKAGFKVKLDVREYANIESDALAGKFDAFILSRATVLDSGDPVAYLYSDFASDGSFNISQLADPSVDAELKKAGETRAGNARRTAVIEAEAAVLAQDAAVPMLHERVIQGDAAGVVGAAHDPRERELVTVNTYVK, via the coding sequence GTGCGCGTCCCCGCCCGTCTCCTCCCACTGACCGCCCTCACCGCAGCCTCCGCCCTGCTCACCGGCTGTTTCTCGTCGGCGGGGTCCGATGAGGCGGCCGCCGAGGGCAAGCGCATCCGGGTGGCGCACATGCTGCCGCCCCGCTCGGGCCTGTCCCCGCTGAGCGACGACGCGTTCAAGCTGTCGCGCTGGTCGACCGCCGAGACCCTGGTGAAGCTCGACAAGGACGGCGACGCCCAGCCCGCCCTCGCCACAAAGTGGCAGCAGGCCGGCCGTACCTGGACCTTCGAGATACGCGACGGCGTCACCTTCCACGACGGCACGAAGCTCGACGCGGACGCCGTCGTACGGTCGCTCACCAAGGCCGCCACCGCCTCCCCCAAGCCCCGCATCCTCGACGGCGTGGAGCTGACCGCGAAGGCCGAGGACGCCGACACGGTCACCGTCACCACCGGCACCGAGGACCCCCTCGTCCCGCAGCGGCTGAGCTCGCCCCAGCTGGCGATCCTCGCCGCCAAGGCCTACCAGGGGAAGACGGTGAACCCCGTCGGCGCCGGCACCGGCCCCTTCGAACTCGTCAAGGTCAACGGCACCTCCTCCGCCGCCCTCGACCGCTACGACGCCTACTGGGGCGGCAAGGCCAAGGCCCCGGGAATCGACGTCACGTTCGTGCCGGACGGGACGGCCCGCGCCGCCGCCCTGCGCACCGGCGAGGCCGACATCGTCGAGGCGATTCCGGTCTCCCAGGCAGCCGTCCTCGACCAGGACCTGATCACCGAGGTCCCGATGCCGCGCACCAACACCCTCTACCTGAACACCGAGAAGGGCGCCTTCAAGGACGCCTCGCTGCGCGCCGCCGCCCGGGAGGCGATCGACGCCAAGTCGCTCGTCGAGGGCGTGTACGAGGGGCGGGCGGATGTCGCCGAGGGACTGCTCGGGCCCGCGCTGCCGTGGGCGGCCGGACTGCGCACGCCCGTCAAGCACGCCAAGGCCGGCGAGCCGAACGGCAAGACGATCACCATAGGCACCTTCACGGACCGCGCCGAACTGCCCGAGGTCGCCGCCACGCTGCAGCAGCAGCTGCAGAAGGCCGGGTTCAAGGTGAAGCTCGACGTCCGCGAGTACGCGAACATCGAATCCGACGCGCTCGCGGGCAAGTTCGACGCGTTCATCCTCTCCCGCGCCACCGTCCTCGACTCCGGCGACCCGGTCGCCTACCTGTACAGCGACTTCGCCTCCGACGGCTCCTTCAACATCTCCCAGCTCGCCGACCCCTCCGTGGACGCCGAGTTGAAGAAGGCCGGCGAGACCCGGGCCGGCAACGCCCGCCGCACGGCGGTCATCGAGGCCGAGGCCGCCGTGCTCGCCCAGGACGCGGCGGTGCCGATGCTCCACGAGCGCGTGATCCAGGGCGACGCCGCCGGAGTCGTCGGCGCCGCGCACGACCCGCGCGAGCGTGAGCTCGTGACGGTCAACACGTACGTCAAGTGA